A single region of the Rhinoraja longicauda isolate Sanriku21f chromosome 12, sRhiLon1.1, whole genome shotgun sequence genome encodes:
- the LOC144599019 gene encoding E3 ubiquitin/ISG15 ligase TRIM25-like isoform X1: MAAAGLTEELTCAVCLGLYQDPVALPCQHSFCAKCIGDAWDHSDSLEGVNCPQCHRNFKPRPSLVKNHTLQNIVEKYSQCQPTAPAARPSPVMCEYCTDSPSPAVKTCLKCETSFCSHHLQPHLTKPIYKDHGLIEPIADLTTRQCPTHKKVLEFYCEQDQECVCVSCTIIGKHKSHPLLSLEVGQEKVKEILKNKFENLREVQKNWSSELQDLKQSEIECKRFSKELKGKMSATFSEWRKRLEEDEKSSLKMIDEEEQRVLSQIKSNSDSLLKKMEEIKIIDKEFQDQEQKDPLSFLQDAKQFLSRCSQFQTSEPTETQQEEIPLKSGFSFGSIPSQSKMDAKQFLSRCSQFQTSELTENLWREIPLKSGFSFGSAPSQSKVPGFTFASASNAVPSGFGSLTLNTTGNSERCIQGPQIISTSQRKHHTMNLSNIASFVKKNLNEYQKYQTTIMDMLNDPAE; the protein is encoded by the exons ATGGCGGCTGCAGGCTTGACTGAAGAGTTGACCTGTGCAGTGTGCCTGGGTTTGTACCAGGACCCTGTGGCACTGCCCTGCCAGCACAGTTTCTGTGCCAAATGTATCGGTGATGCCTGGGACCATTCGGATTCCTTGGAGGGGGTCAACTGTCCTCAATGTCACAGAAACTTCAAGCCCAGGCCCAGCCTGGTGAAGAACCACACTCTGCAGAACATCGTGGAGAAGTACAGCCAGTGCCAGCCCACTGCCCCTGCTGCCCGGCCCAGCCCCGTGATGTGTGAGTACTGTACCGACAGCCCATCCCCGGCTGTGAAGACGTGCCTCAAATGTGAAACCTCCTTCTGCTCCCACCATCTGCAGCCGCATCTGACCAAGCCGATCTACAAGGACCACGGGCTGATCGAGCCCATTGCCGACCTCACCACCAGGCAGTGCCCAACTCATAAGAAGGTCCTTGAGTTCTACTGCGAGCAGGACcaggagtgcgtgtgtgtgtcctgTACCATCATCGGGAAACACAAATCCCACCCGCTGCTGAGTCTGGAAGTGGGACAGGAAAAAGTCAAG GAGATATTGAAGAACAAGTTCGAGAATCTCCGTGAAGTGCAGAAGAATTGGTCAAGTGAACTGCAAGACCTGAAGCAATCAGAAATTGAATGCAAG AGATTCAGCAAGGAGCTGAAGGGAAAAATGTCGGCCACATTCTCTGAATGGAGGAAGCGGTTGGAAGAAGATGAGAAATCCTCTCTGAAGATGATCGATGAGGAGGAGCAGCGAGTGCTCTCCCAGATCAAGAGCAACTCCGATTCACTGTTAAAAAAGATGGAAGAAATTAAAATCATAGACAAGGAGTTTCAGGATCAAGAGCAGAAGGATCCTCTCTCCTTTCTTCAG GATGCAAAACAGTTTCTTTCAAG ATGTTCACAGTTTCAAACATCTGAACCTACTGAAACCCAACAGGAGGAAATTCCTTTGAAATCAGGTTTTAGTTTTGGAAGCATACCAAGTCAGTCAAAGATG GATGCAAAACAGTTTCTTTCAAG ATGTTCACAgtttcaaacatctgaacttactGAAAACCTATGGCGGGAAATTCCTTTGAAATCAGGTTTTAGTTTTGGAAGCGCACCAAGTCAGTCAAAGGTG CCAGGATTTACATTTGCGTCGGCGAGTAATGCTGTACCATCTGGTTTTGGTTCCCTTACGCTTAATACCACTGGAAACTCAGAACGATGCATTCAAGGACCGCAAATAATCAG CACTTCACAGCGAAAGCATCATACCATGAATCTGTCCAATATTGCCTCCTTTGTCAAGAAGAACTTAAATGAATATCAGAAGTACCAGACAACTATAATGGACATGCTAA ATGATCCTGCTGAATAA
- the LOC144599019 gene encoding E3 ubiquitin/ISG15 ligase TRIM25-like isoform X2, giving the protein MAAAGLTEELTCAVCLGLYQDPVALPCQHSFCAKCIGDAWDHSDSLEGVNCPQCHRNFKPRPSLVKNHTLQNIVEKYSQCQPTAPAARPSPVMCEYCTDSPSPAVKTCLKCETSFCSHHLQPHLTKPIYKDHGLIEPIADLTTRQCPTHKKVLEFYCEQDQECVCVSCTIIGKHKSHPLLSLEVGQEKVKEILKNKFENLREVQKNWSSELQDLKQSEIECKRFSKELKGKMSATFSEWRKRLEEDEKSSLKMIDEEEQRVLSQIKSNSDSLLKKMEEIKIIDKEFQDQEQKDPLSFLQDAKQFLSRCSQFQTSEPTETQQEEIPLKSGFSFGSIPSQSKMDAKQFLSRCSQFQTSELTENLWREIPLKSGFSFGSAPSQSKPGFTFASASNAVPSGFGSLTLNTTGNSERCIQGPQIISTSQRKHHTMNLSNIASFVKKNLNEYQKYQTTIMDMLNDPAE; this is encoded by the exons ATGGCGGCTGCAGGCTTGACTGAAGAGTTGACCTGTGCAGTGTGCCTGGGTTTGTACCAGGACCCTGTGGCACTGCCCTGCCAGCACAGTTTCTGTGCCAAATGTATCGGTGATGCCTGGGACCATTCGGATTCCTTGGAGGGGGTCAACTGTCCTCAATGTCACAGAAACTTCAAGCCCAGGCCCAGCCTGGTGAAGAACCACACTCTGCAGAACATCGTGGAGAAGTACAGCCAGTGCCAGCCCACTGCCCCTGCTGCCCGGCCCAGCCCCGTGATGTGTGAGTACTGTACCGACAGCCCATCCCCGGCTGTGAAGACGTGCCTCAAATGTGAAACCTCCTTCTGCTCCCACCATCTGCAGCCGCATCTGACCAAGCCGATCTACAAGGACCACGGGCTGATCGAGCCCATTGCCGACCTCACCACCAGGCAGTGCCCAACTCATAAGAAGGTCCTTGAGTTCTACTGCGAGCAGGACcaggagtgcgtgtgtgtgtcctgTACCATCATCGGGAAACACAAATCCCACCCGCTGCTGAGTCTGGAAGTGGGACAGGAAAAAGTCAAG GAGATATTGAAGAACAAGTTCGAGAATCTCCGTGAAGTGCAGAAGAATTGGTCAAGTGAACTGCAAGACCTGAAGCAATCAGAAATTGAATGCAAG AGATTCAGCAAGGAGCTGAAGGGAAAAATGTCGGCCACATTCTCTGAATGGAGGAAGCGGTTGGAAGAAGATGAGAAATCCTCTCTGAAGATGATCGATGAGGAGGAGCAGCGAGTGCTCTCCCAGATCAAGAGCAACTCCGATTCACTGTTAAAAAAGATGGAAGAAATTAAAATCATAGACAAGGAGTTTCAGGATCAAGAGCAGAAGGATCCTCTCTCCTTTCTTCAG GATGCAAAACAGTTTCTTTCAAG ATGTTCACAGTTTCAAACATCTGAACCTACTGAAACCCAACAGGAGGAAATTCCTTTGAAATCAGGTTTTAGTTTTGGAAGCATACCAAGTCAGTCAAAGATG GATGCAAAACAGTTTCTTTCAAG ATGTTCACAgtttcaaacatctgaacttactGAAAACCTATGGCGGGAAATTCCTTTGAAATCAGGTTTTAGTTTTGGAAGCGCACCAAGTCAGTCAAAG CCAGGATTTACATTTGCGTCGGCGAGTAATGCTGTACCATCTGGTTTTGGTTCCCTTACGCTTAATACCACTGGAAACTCAGAACGATGCATTCAAGGACCGCAAATAATCAG CACTTCACAGCGAAAGCATCATACCATGAATCTGTCCAATATTGCCTCCTTTGTCAAGAAGAACTTAAATGAATATCAGAAGTACCAGACAACTATAATGGACATGCTAA ATGATCCTGCTGAATAA